The sequence CGCTCGTGCGAAGGACAAGCGAGCTGGCGCCGTCGACCTGCTCCATCTGGCGTGTCCGCACGGTGTGGCCGTCCCGCCGGCGGTGAATCTGGACGGGGTCCGCGAGCGCCTCCTTGGCGCAGGTCCTGGTGCGCCCCTGTCCGCTCAAGACGTGCAGGCCCTCACGGCGTCTGCCTGCGCCGTTGCGGGCCTCCACCTGCCGCTCCGAACGGCTCTCGCCGCGGCGGGGCTGGATTGGCACTACGACAACGTGGAGTTGCCGGGGGCGGTAGCCCTCGCCGAGGTGCAGCGCCAGGGCGTCACCGTCAGCTCTGAGCGCATTCAACTCGCTCAGAAGGCGGCCGAGAGGGCGGTCAGCGAGTACGCGGCTCAATTGACCAGCTACGGCGTCACCCGGCCGCGCAGCATGGAGGACCGTCGCCACGCCCTCCACCGCCTGGATCTGCTCCATCACTTCAAGCGCGAGGGCACGGCGAGCGGCTACTCCTTCGACGAGGACGCCCTGGAGCTCTGCCGCGATGTTCACCCGGTGGTGGACCTCCTCTACCGCTTCGACCGATTCAGCCATATCGTGGACGAACGGCTGTTCGCTGGCGATTTCACCGCGAGCGACGGACGCATCCATCCCCGGGTGCACGTGCTCGGGGCCGAATCAGGCCGGCCGACCTTCAAGGACGGCAACCTCGTCGGCGTGGGACGCATCTTCCGGCCCGTCGTCCGGCCGGACGGGGACGGCTTCGGCCTCGTGGAGCTCGACTACAAGGCTCAGGAGGTCTTCATCGCCGCCGCGCACTTCGGGGACGACGTCCTGCTGGCGGACTGCAACAGCGGGGACCCCTACGTCCGCATGGTCCGGGAGTTGTGCTCCACGGAGTTCGCGCCCGAGGAGGCCAAGCAGGATGACGAGTCGCTCGCGCGCGCGCATCCGGACCTGCGTACCCGAATGAAGCTCCTGGTCCTGGCGATGATGTACGGCATGACGGACGCGTCCATTGCCGCCCAGGCCGGGACGGACCTCACCGGGGCGCAACGGCTCCGGGAGCGGTTCTTCCAGCGCTACAGCGCGCTCAAGACGGGCATGGACCGCGCCGTCGAGCAGCTCGCAGTGCGCGGCTACGCCGAGGGCATCACCGGCCTCAAGCGTTTCCGGGGCAAGACTGGCCCGATCTCCGGCTGGGAGCGGCGATGGGCCATCAACACCGTCATCCAGGGCGGCGGGGCGTGCATCCTCAAGCGGCTCCTGCCGCGCTTGGCGGCGTACCTCGGGCGGCTCGGTGGCCGCGTGGTGCTGCCCATCTTCGATGCCGTGCTCATCCAGATCCCGCTGGTCGACGGCAAGGTGCCCTCCGGCATCGTGGACGGAGCGCGTGGGCTCATGGTGGAGGCCATGCGCGAGCTGTACCCGGCCACCCGACCGCGCGTGGACGTGAACGACGCCGACCCGAGCTGCTGGAACAAGGACGGGCACAGCAACTCCATCGAGCGCTTCCTGGCAGACCCGATGTTCAAGCTGTGAGCGAGGCTCGCACCATGCGCAACTTCATTGAAACCATCCCAGCGACTGGCGACGGCTACTGCCGCGTCTGCGACCACCCGTACTCGAAGCTCTTGCCCGACGAGGAGAAGGCTCATCGCGTCTACCACCGCCGCTATCTCCGAGCCGTTGATGGCGTCGGGGCGCCGGTCCCACGTTACGTGCGCCAGGAGATGACTCACGAGGGCCTCCGGAAGATGCGGCATGGGGAAACGCTCGAAGAGCGCGTGGAAGGGGCCGAGCTGTGGCTGCGGGCGCGCCACCACGACCACCTGGAGCAGGTGCTCCGCGACGGCAGCGAGCGCCTGGACGTCAGAGCCTTCTTCACGCGCATGGAGGAGGACGGTCTCGAGGGGCGCTTCGCCGACGACGTCGCTCGAGAGCTGCGGCGCCGGTACTCGGATAACTGGACCGGGTACTAGCCGAGGCCGCCCCTGGAAGGCCCGGGCGCGCTGTGAAGCCCTGCGTCGGCGACCGCGTCGCCCGGTGCTTCTCGCTGTCCCCTCTGCTATCCCCACCTTGGCCATCACGAACCCGCGGCTGAGAGCGGCACATCTGTCACATGTTCAAAAAAGTCTGAGGATTCAGTGGCTTACGCCCGTCTGTCGTGCTCGGTGGCGAGTACTTGAAAGTCCTCATCCCCCGAGGTTTCGCGGTGATTTGTAGGGAATAGCCATGGCGGCCCTGATTGGGGCACGCGTCCTCGCCGCACACCACGTCCCCCTCGTGCGCGCGAGAGCCCTTCCGGCTGGCGTAGACGGCGGAGCGGCGGTTTCCGGAGGCATGAGCACCGCCACACGCTTTCACGCACGTTGTCTGTCCTAATATTCTGGGATGAAACCGAAGACCGTGGAGTCCATCCCAGCCATCTCCAACGTCCACGAGCTGCCGGTCGTCCGTCCATCCGCGCGCGCTGCGGAAACGACGCCTCGGCTGGCGCTCTCGCCTGTCGAGACTGCGTCCGTGACGCAGCTCCTGGCCGGTGGCGAGGAGGCCATGCTCGACCACGTCCGTGCTCGGGCAGGAGCCTTCGCCTCGGCAGACGGCGACGGGGTGCGCTTGCGCTCCTTGGCCCGGTCTGCGGCCCTTGCGGAGGCCCAGATGGGGCAGATGTCGGCACTGCTTTCCGCGGCCCTAGCTCAGCGGGATGAGCTCGGCGCCAAGCTGCTGGACAAACTCCTCACGAGCGCCACCAAGCGCTTCACGATGCTGATGGATGAGCTACGTGCGGAACGCCAAGGCGGCCGGCGCAGCGTGCTAGTGGTGGGCGCCGCGCAGCACGTCCACGTGGGGGCAGGGGAGTGATGGCCATGGACGGGGCCGGCTCTACCCCTCGTCCGCGCCGGCCCCGTCGGCAGGTGTGGTACCGCAGCGGCCTGGTTCGTGTTTCCATTGCCGGCCTTCGCGGCCGCTTCACGCCCCAGCGCTACCGGAGGCTTTCGACGGTGCAGCTTGAGCACGCCGGACACCTCGTCGAGCTCCGCATCATTCAGCAACCCTGTCCTGGCGCGTACGGTGGCATCCGTCGATGGCTCCTCTGCCCGCGGTGCGGTGGCCGGGCGCAGACGGTCGGGTGCCACCCGGAACTCGGCTGGGCGTGTCCGGCTCTGAGGTGTGTGGGTGGCTGGAAGGGGAGGACGCGGCGGAAACTAGCCGGCCCGGAGGACGGTGAGCTGGTGGGCGATTCTGCTATCCGCTGAGGTGGACGACTCCTGCGCAGGCGCGGGCGCAACCGGCGCCGCGTAGGCGTCCTTCGATGCCGCCTATGCCCATGGATCGGGAAGGAACCTCAGAGGACGTGCAGTTTACGCGGTAAAGAATGCACCCCGGCGGGGCGACTTCATCGACGTGACGAGGTGGGACAGGCGCGTTGCCGGGCGAGCGACTTCGCCTTTCTGTGGTGCGGGCGCTGCCATGGAAGGGTGCGCGAACACGACATCCTTGCCGCGGTGCTACTCGAGCACGTCTCCCGGCGGCTCGACTTCCGGGACTTCGTCACGCGGATGGACGTGAGCGGCACGCTGGACGACAAGTATGAGAAGGACGTGGCCGTCGAGCTGCGGTATCGCTACTCCGACCGCCCGCGAAGGTGACCAAGCGAGCGCATAGACCCTGCTGGAGAGGACGGACTGCGGCTTACGTAGGGGGAGATAGGGCCAGCGTCGTGGCGAGGTCTTCCTCAAGACTCCTCTATTCCCGCTTTGGGCTCACCTGCCGACCGACGCACGTAGCTCGAATGCTCGCCCTCGCGCACCACCTGCAGGACGCCATCGACCGAGGACTCGTTGCCGACCGGGCCGACGTGGCGCGGAAGCTGGGGCTCACGCGGGCGCGGGTGACCCAGCTCCTCGACCTCTTGCTCCTGGCGCCCGAGCTTCAAGACGCCGTGCTGGCGCTCGAAGCCGTCGACGGCGCCGAGCCGATGGCCGAGCGCACCCTCCGGGAGGTGGCCCATACGGGCACGTGGGCCGAGTGGCGGGCGGCGTGGGCGGGGCTCGCGACCCGCGATACGAAGAGGGCATGACGACGGCGCCAGCGCTCTTCACCATCGGCTAAGAGGGCCGCACGCAGGACGAGTACCTCGGGCTCCTGCGCGAGGCGGGCGTGACGCTGCTCGCCGACGTTCGCCGCAACCCGATCAGCCGCCAGAAGGGCTTCTCGAAGAACCCACTGGTGTAGGGCTGCGCGGCCGTCAGCATCCGCTACGAGCACCTGTTCGAACTCAGCATCGCCTCGGAGAAGCGCAAAGGCCTCAAGACACAGGCCGACGTCGACGCGCTCTTCGCGGAATACGAGCGCGACTGGCTCCCGCAGCAGGGGCCCGCGCTGGCGAAGCTCTGGGCGTGGCTCGACGCGGGCGAGCGGGTGGCGCTGACGCGCTTTGAGCGCGCGCCGGGCAACTGCCACCAGGACTGCGTGGCCGTGGCGCTCGCTATGGACGCGATGCACCTCTGACACTACCATTGACTGTCCCGCACCGCGACGATCGCCGGGCTTTGCAGGGGCATGTCCACCATCAATGCCCCGCCGCCCTGGTCCTACCGTTCCCCGAGATCGCCACCCCGCGAGGCGCGGCGGCCGACGAGATGCCGCCGTTCTGCCCTGATCCCACGAGGCCCGACGAGATCGGGCGAGATCCCACGGAGTCCGTTGATTTCGAGGGTCTACGCTCGGTATCCTCCGGCCGCTTCGAGGCCGGCGCGTCGGCTGAGGGGCCCCGAGAGGGAGACCCAAGATGGACGATCGATGGCTCTCAGTCGGCGAGATCGCCGAGTACCTCGGGATCAGCAAGGACAGCGTGTACGCATGGATCGAGAAGAAAGGACTGCCAGGACATCGCATCGGACGCCTCTGGAAGTTCAAGCGGTCCGAGGTCGACGAGTGGGTCCACAAAGGAAAGGCCGCTGACGCGCAGCGAGACGACGAGTGAGGTAACCGGGATGGCGAAGAAGGCTTCCACCACGACGACGAAAGGACGGACCACGCGGCCCGAAGATGATGTCGTGTGCGTGGACCTTTTCTGCGGAGCGGGGGGCCTCACGCATGGTCTTCGGCAAGCGGGAGTGAACGTCGTCGCAGGCGTCGACTTCGACGAGTCGTGCAAGTACCCCTACGAGGAAAACCACAAGGGCATCACGTTCCACGCTGGCGACGTCGCCGAGCTCGATGCCTCGACGGTCAGTAAGTGGTTCGGCGATGCGACGGTTCGCGTCCTCGCTGGCTGCGCGCCCTGCCAGCCGTTCTCGAATTACGCCCTCCGCTACCAGAAAGAGGAGAAGGTCGAGGACGACAAGCGGTGGAGCCTCCTCAACCATTTCGGTGAACTCGTCGAGAAGCTGATGCCCGAAATCGTCACGATGGAGAACGTTCCCACCGTGACGAAGCACGAGGTGTTCAAGAACTTCGAGCGCAAGCTCAAGTCGCTCGGGTACATGGTGTGGTTCGACGACAACGTCGACTGCGCGAAGTACGGTCTTCCTCAGCGCCGACATCGCACCGTGCTGCTCGCGTCCCTCTACGGCGAGATCAAGCTGCGCGATCCGGTGGCGACCGAGGCGAGGACTGTTCGGGACGTCCTCAAGAACAAGGACCTCGAGCCGATCCGGCACGGTGGCGCGAGCAAGAAGGACCGGCTGCACACCGCTTCGCATCTCTCCGACCTGAACTACAAGCGCATCACGGTCTCGAGGCCGGGAGGCACGTGGCGCGACTGGCCCGAAGAGCTGATCGCCGACTGCCACAAGAAGAAGACCGGCAAGACGTACC is a genomic window of Myxococcus virescens containing:
- a CDS encoding DNA polymerase gives rise to the protein MFDKELKERLEKMGKPEPVEARARPRLSIPALSGAVQSVVSEADAETMAARLMRLPVSFLALEVLPREAGHFGGPAAGSSVPPSLAMGLVAVVPDAATGRLLAVRYALDVRAHGVAANLKRVLGMPVRLVVHCLATAFLALRSLDIAWPRAAFSTQLAARLLTLGRHHVRYEADSGAADDEEADARAKDKRAGAVDLLHLACPHGVAVPPAVNLDGVRERLLGAGPGAPLSAQDVQALTASACAVAGLHLPLRTALAAAGLDWHYDNVELPGAVALAEVQRQGVTVSSERIQLAQKAAERAVSEYAAQLTSYGVTRPRSMEDRRHALHRLDLLHHFKREGTASGYSFDEDALELCRDVHPVVDLLYRFDRFSHIVDERLFAGDFTASDGRIHPRVHVLGAESGRPTFKDGNLVGVGRIFRPVVRPDGDGFGLVELDYKAQEVFIAAAHFGDDVLLADCNSGDPYVRMVRELCSTEFAPEEAKQDDESLARAHPDLRTRMKLLVLAMMYGMTDASIAAQAGTDLTGAQRLRERFFQRYSALKTGMDRAVEQLAVRGYAEGITGLKRFRGKTGPISGWERRWAINTVIQGGGACILKRLLPRLAAYLGRLGGRVVLPIFDAVLIQIPLVDGKVPSGIVDGARGLMVEAMRELYPATRPRVDVNDADPSCWNKDGHSNSIERFLADPMFKL
- a CDS encoding helix-turn-helix domain-containing protein; its protein translation is MDDRWLSVGEIAEYLGISKDSVYAWIEKKGLPGHRIGRLWKFKRSEVDEWVHKGKAADAQRDDE
- a CDS encoding DNA cytosine methyltransferase translates to MAKKASTTTTKGRTTRPEDDVVCVDLFCGAGGLTHGLRQAGVNVVAGVDFDESCKYPYEENHKGITFHAGDVAELDASTVSKWFGDATVRVLAGCAPCQPFSNYALRYQKEEKVEDDKRWSLLNHFGELVEKLMPEIVTMENVPTVTKHEVFKNFERKLKSLGYMVWFDDNVDCAKYGLPQRRHRTVLLASLYGEIKLRDPVATEARTVRDVLKNKDLEPIRHGGASKKDRLHTASHLSDLNYKRITVSRPGGTWRDWPEELIADCHKKKTGKTYPGVYGRMTWDEPAPTLTTQFYGFGNGRFGHPTQRRGLSLREGAILQGFPKDYKFIPDDQPIQFKALGRMIGNAVPVDLGRVIGESIIEHVKQHGESIVARANQQHVDRPPSAKQRRGQNGREQQGSSFVR